A DNA window from Pseudomonas resinovorans NBRC 106553 contains the following coding sequences:
- the yejK gene encoding nucleoid-associated protein YejK: MPIRHCIVHFIDKKPDGSAAVLHARDSELAESHAMENLLADLNESYNAKQGKAWGFFHDESGAYPFSGWLKEYQDGVRDFTAFSRQAVEHLQKLMEESNLSTGGHVLFAHYQQGMTDYLAIALLHHSEGVAVTDSLDVAPARHLDLGQLHLAARINLSEWKNNQQSKQYISFIKGKNGKKVSDYFRDFIGCQEGVDPPSETRTLLKAFSDFVESEDLAEEQAREKTKTLVDYANTQAKMGEPITLDELSGLIDEDRPRAFYEHIRNKDYGLSPEIPPDKRTLSQFQRFTGRAEGLSISFEAHLLGSKVEYDEGRDMLIIRQLPTQLKDQLKRRKD; the protein is encoded by the coding sequence ATGCCCATCCGCCACTGCATCGTTCACTTCATCGACAAGAAGCCCGACGGCAGCGCCGCCGTACTGCATGCCCGGGATAGCGAACTGGCCGAGTCCCACGCCATGGAGAACCTCCTGGCCGACCTCAACGAGAGCTACAACGCCAAGCAGGGCAAGGCCTGGGGCTTCTTCCACGACGAGTCCGGCGCCTACCCCTTCAGCGGCTGGCTGAAGGAGTACCAGGACGGCGTCCGCGACTTCACCGCCTTCAGCCGCCAGGCCGTCGAGCACCTGCAGAAGCTGATGGAGGAGTCCAACCTCTCCACCGGCGGCCACGTGCTCTTCGCCCATTACCAGCAGGGCATGACCGACTACCTGGCCATCGCCCTGCTGCACCACAGCGAAGGCGTCGCCGTGACCGACTCGCTGGACGTGGCGCCGGCCCGTCACCTGGACCTGGGCCAACTGCACCTGGCGGCGCGGATCAACCTGTCGGAGTGGAAGAACAACCAGCAGTCCAAGCAGTACATCTCCTTCATCAAGGGCAAGAACGGCAAGAAGGTCTCGGACTACTTCCGCGACTTCATCGGCTGCCAGGAAGGCGTCGACCCGCCGAGCGAGACCCGTACCCTGCTCAAGGCCTTCAGCGACTTCGTGGAAAGCGAGGACCTGGCCGAGGAGCAGGCGCGGGAGAAGACCAAGACCCTGGTGGACTACGCCAACACCCAGGCCAAGATGGGCGAGCCGATCACCCTCGACGAGCTCTCCGGCCTGATCGACGAAGACCGTCCGCGCGCCTTCTACGAGCACATCCGCAACAAGGACTACGGCCTGTCCCCGGAGATTCCGCCGGACAAGCGCACCCTCAGCCAGTTCCAGCGCTTCACCGGCCGCGCCGAAGGCCTGTCGATCAGCTTCGAGGCCCACCTGCTGGGCTCGAAGGTCGAATACGACGAAGGCCGCGACATGCTGATCATCCGCCAGCTGCCCACCCAGCTGAAGGATCAGCTGAAACGGCGCAAGGACTGA